One Hyla sarda isolate aHylSar1 chromosome 11, aHylSar1.hap1, whole genome shotgun sequence genomic window carries:
- the LOC130294936 gene encoding olfactory receptor 6N1-like: MTQRNKTTVEEFILLAFGDLHQIQILFFPFFLLTFITCIMGNLAIIIVVKLEHSLHKPMYFFIAVFSTLEIMFVSVTVPKLLAILLGHNNTISFIGCFTQMYVFDSLGDTECFLLMVMVFDRYLAINKPLHYSTIMTPTVCVGLAIFPWLLGFTSMLVPIITTAQLVYCGPNIIDHFFCDMAPLQSLACSDPFISSMSTSLTAIMDIVLPFLVIIGFYVCIIMTVSKIKSKDGKQKAFSTCTSHLTVASLFFGTAMIVYIKPRGSHYEKYLSFMFTAFTPTINPFIYTFRNRDVKKVFTNLMNRVIRPT, from the coding sequence ATGACGCAGAGAAACAAGACCACAGTTGAAGAGTTCATTTTATTGGCCTTTGGTGATTTGCACCAGATTCAGATATTATTCTTTCCATTTTTTCTGCTGACCTTTATCACTTGTATTATGGGAAATCTCGCAATAATCATTGTTGTTAAACTAGAACATTCACTTCATAAACCAATGTATTTTTTCATCGCTGTGTTTTCCACTTTGGAAATCATGTTTGTCTCGGTCACAGTTCCAAAACTTTTGGCAATTTTACTAGGACATAACAACACAATATCCTTCATTGGATGTTTTACTCAAATGTATGTCTTCGACTCCTTGGGTGACACTGAATGTTTTCTCCTTATGGTGATGGTGTTTGATCGATATCTGGCCATTAATAAGCCTTTACATTACTCCACCATCATGACTCCTACAGTTTGTGTTGGACTAGCTATTTTTCCATGGCTTTTAGGATTTACCAGTATGTTAGTACCAATCATCACTACAGCCCAGTTGGTATACTGTGGCCCTAATATAATTGATCACTTTTTTTGTGACATGGCTCCATTACAAAGCTTGGCGTGTTCTGATCCTTTCATTAGCAGTATGTCAACAAGCTTAACGGCCATCATGGACATTGTTCTACCTTTCCTCGTAATAATAGGATTCTATGTCTGTATTATAATGACAGTCAGCAAGATCAAGAGTAAAGATGGGAAACAGAAAGCCTTCTCCACCTGCACATCTCATCTCACTGTAGCCAGTCTCTTCTTTGGCACGGCCATGATTGTGTATATCAAACCCAGAGGCAGCCATTACGAAAAGTACCTCTCTTTTATGTTCACAGCATTCACCCCAACCATTAATCCTTTCATTTATACCTTTAGGAACAGGGATGTGAAGAAGGTTTTTACTAATTTAATGAACCGAGTCATAAGACCAAcgtaa